The Acidobacteriota bacterium genome has a segment encoding these proteins:
- a CDS encoding SagB/ThcOx family dehydrogenase, which yields MPPAPEGKAPPPGKEAAMKAVKLPKARTESDVSLESTFLTRRSVRSYKNEPITLEELGQLLWAAQGITHPDGLRTAPSAGALYPLELYVAAGRVEGLTQGVYSYDPHKHTLRPVAEGDMRAALSAAALGQDPVRRGAAVLVFSGVHRRTTIKYGRRGVRYVHIEVGHAAQNVCLQAEALGLGALTVGAFDDAKVHGLLKMGDGEEPLYLMPVGKPF from the coding sequence ATGCCCCCTGCTCCTGAGGGCAAGGCTCCTCCGCCTGGAAAAGAGGCAGCCATGAAAGCCGTCAAGCTTCCCAAGGCGCGGACCGAGAGCGACGTGTCGCTGGAAAGCACTTTCCTTACGCGCCGCTCCGTACGGAGCTACAAGAACGAGCCCATTACGCTCGAGGAGCTCGGACAACTGCTTTGGGCCGCTCAAGGAATCACGCATCCCGACGGCCTGCGGACGGCCCCGTCGGCCGGGGCGCTCTACCCGCTCGAGCTCTACGTAGCCGCGGGCCGCGTGGAAGGCCTCACCCAGGGGGTCTACAGCTATGACCCCCACAAACACACGCTTCGGCCGGTGGCGGAAGGAGACATGCGAGCGGCGCTTTCCGCCGCGGCTTTGGGACAGGACCCCGTCAGGAGGGGCGCCGCGGTGCTCGTCTTCTCCGGTGTCCACCGTCGCACGACGATAAAATACGGTCGGCGAGGCGTCCGCTACGTCCACATTGAAGTCGGCCACGCCGCCCAGAACGTCTGCCTCCAGGCCGAGGCGCTCGGCCTCGGCGCGTTGACCGTGGGAGCTTTCGACGACGCCAAGGTCCACGGCCTCCTCAAGATGGGCGACGGGGAAGAGCCGCTCTATCTGATGCCCGTGGGCAAGCCCTTCTGA
- a CDS encoding tetratricopeptide repeat protein — MNKKILWVAIVILVIAAAAAWWVWKCGGICGVAPGDALSLQDQEEHFVIAVAPFWGSDAKAVEEGRAVQRLAEKTLREELGAEEGVAILAEEAEEPPRTEEEARNFGEALQADIVVWGHVFLFQEGMEIRPYFTTLAPFRWLREKERSVEVLFAPPEEGGVKKTEVDELRNVALLVAAAYYQDMPDKALRLLQKIEPPTADSLHWQGNIYYILENWEEAEGLFEKSLALVNDERYGHLRPEDAALLSDFGWVYYYEGKYEEALAKFQEAVELDPEDIEAHNGMGDIYYIQRRYKEAAAELWKAIALEPENPEPHNSLGWVYCDQSEFGAAISEFRKVVEFDPKHADAHTGLAWVYYHQGEYEKAVAEFETPVVDPAGAEHRTAIEAVYGDVYLGFAYSLALLKTGREEEARAHMKEVARMYKGIAEAEWPAPIARFYAGEAAEEKVLEAAESDDEEIGRRQKCEAYYYMGTAHLLGAGAPSDAPLPEREKKARGYFEKCLSTGATITPEYRSAERELKQL; from the coding sequence ATGAATAAGAAAATCCTCTGGGTAGCGATCGTCATTCTCGTCATCGCCGCGGCGGCGGCATGGTGGGTGTGGAAATGCGGGGGTATCTGCGGGGTCGCCCCGGGTGACGCTTTGTCCCTGCAAGACCAGGAAGAGCACTTCGTCATCGCGGTGGCGCCGTTCTGGGGGTCGGACGCGAAAGCCGTGGAAGAGGGCCGGGCCGTGCAGCGCCTGGCGGAGAAAACGCTTCGCGAGGAGTTGGGGGCCGAGGAAGGCGTGGCGATTCTGGCGGAAGAAGCTGAGGAGCCTCCCCGCACCGAGGAGGAAGCGAGAAATTTCGGCGAAGCGCTCCAGGCGGACATTGTCGTCTGGGGGCACGTGTTCTTGTTTCAGGAAGGCATGGAGATTCGGCCCTACTTCACGACCCTGGCACCCTTTCGCTGGCTCCGGGAAAAGGAACGCTCCGTAGAGGTGCTCTTCGCCCCGCCCGAGGAGGGAGGGGTGAAAAAAACCGAAGTGGACGAGCTTCGCAACGTGGCGCTACTTGTGGCGGCCGCTTACTACCAGGACATGCCCGACAAGGCGCTTCGCCTCCTTCAGAAAATCGAGCCCCCCACCGCGGATAGCCTGCACTGGCAGGGCAACATTTACTACATCTTGGAAAACTGGGAAGAGGCGGAGGGCTTGTTTGAAAAATCCCTTGCGCTGGTCAATGACGAGCGGTACGGTCACCTCAGGCCCGAAGACGCCGCGCTCTTGAGCGACTTCGGGTGGGTTTACTACTACGAGGGGAAATACGAGGAGGCGCTGGCGAAATTTCAGGAAGCCGTCGAGCTCGACCCGGAGGACATCGAGGCACACAACGGCATGGGCGACATTTACTATATCCAGCGCCGCTACAAGGAGGCGGCTGCCGAGCTGTGGAAAGCCATCGCCCTGGAGCCGGAAAACCCCGAACCCCACAACAGCTTGGGATGGGTGTACTGCGACCAGAGCGAATTTGGGGCGGCCATCTCGGAGTTCCGGAAAGTCGTCGAGTTCGACCCGAAACACGCCGATGCGCACACCGGCTTGGCGTGGGTTTACTACCACCAGGGGGAATACGAGAAGGCTGTCGCGGAGTTTGAGACGCCCGTTGTAGATCCCGCAGGCGCCGAACATCGCACGGCCATTGAGGCCGTATATGGGGACGTCTACCTCGGATTTGCCTACTCTCTTGCCCTCCTCAAAACGGGCAGGGAGGAAGAAGCTCGAGCGCACATGAAAGAAGTGGCAAGAATGTACAAAGGCATAGCGGAAGCCGAATGGCCCGCACCCATTGCGCGCTTCTACGCCGGAGAAGCCGCGGAAGAAAAAGTCCTCGAAGCGGCGGAAAGCGACGACGAGGAAATCGGCCGCCGGCAAAAATGCGAGGCGTATTACTACATGGGAACGGCGCATTTGCTGGGTGCAGGGGCACCGAGCGATGCGCCCCTGCCGGAACGGGAGAAGAAGGCCCGCGGGTATTTTGAGAAATGCCTCTCGACCGGTGCAACGATAACGCCCGAATACCGGAGCGCCGAGCGGGAGCTGAAGCAGCTTTAA
- a CDS encoding tetratricopeptide repeat protein — protein MSETQQRPRRKKFLWVLIVLLVIAAAAAWWAWKCRGTCGVAPGDAAFLQEQFIIAVAPFWASDAKAIREGRTMQRLTGEILRKELEAEEGVTVLVEGIGRSPRTDEEAKIIGKAFQADIVIWGHVFVFQEGMEIRPYFTTLTSLRWIREEEHSMGAFFTLPEQRDKQKAKVDELRNVALLVAAVYYQGEPDKALRLLQKIAPPTVESLRWQGNIHYMLNKHEAAADLYQKAIAQARRERYERLKPKLAGTTGEAPAEVPESLALDPMDSMLYADLGWVYSEQAKYEKALAEFQKAAALDPNNADAQDGLGWTYCYGEEYDYEKALAAFQKAVDLDPQYTGEVHCGMGWVHYHEGGCEKAVAEFETPVADPATGAEYPAVQSEYSDVYIQLAYAFALHRAGRGEEAQTPIKELVKVFRGDEEPGWAAPLAFFYLGEITEEDVLEATKSDDETLEQEQKCEAYYYMGMAHLLGVGAQSEAPQPERKKKARGYFEKCLAIGTTTVPEYRSAKRELKQL, from the coding sequence ATGAGCGAAACGCAACAGCGTCCGCGACGAAAGAAATTCCTCTGGGTGTTGATTGTCCTTCTCGTCATCGCCGCGGCGGCGGCATGGTGGGCGTGGAAATGCAGGGGGACCTGCGGGGTCGCACCGGGCGACGCTGCGTTCCTGCAAGAGCAATTCATCATCGCGGTGGCGCCGTTCTGGGCGTCGGACGCGAAAGCCATAAGAGAGGGCCGGACCATGCAGCGCCTGACGGGGGAGATACTTCGCAAGGAGCTGGAGGCCGAGGAAGGCGTGACGGTTTTGGTGGAAGGGATCGGCAGATCTCCCCGCACCGACGAGGAGGCGAAAATCATCGGCAAGGCGTTTCAGGCGGACATCGTCATCTGGGGGCACGTGTTCGTGTTTCAGGAGGGCATGGAGATTCGGCCCTACTTCACGACCCTGACGTCCCTTCGCTGGATTCGGGAAGAGGAGCACTCCATGGGGGCGTTCTTCACACTGCCCGAGCAGCGGGATAAGCAAAAAGCCAAAGTGGATGAGCTTCGCAACGTGGCGCTCCTTGTGGCGGCCGTCTATTACCAGGGCGAGCCCGACAAAGCGCTTCGCCTGCTTCAGAAAATCGCCCCTCCCACCGTGGAGAGCCTGCGGTGGCAGGGAAATATCCACTACATGCTGAACAAACATGAGGCGGCAGCGGATTTGTACCAGAAAGCCATCGCGCAGGCCCGCCGCGAGCGGTACGAGCGCCTCAAACCCAAGCTTGCGGGGACGACCGGGGAGGCGCCCGCGGAGGTTCCGGAGTCCCTCGCGCTCGACCCGATGGACTCCATGCTGTACGCCGACCTGGGATGGGTCTACAGCGAGCAGGCAAAATACGAGAAAGCGCTCGCGGAGTTCCAGAAAGCCGCCGCGCTCGACCCGAACAACGCCGACGCACAAGACGGCCTAGGGTGGACGTACTGCTACGGGGAAGAGTACGACTACGAGAAGGCGCTTGCGGCGTTTCAGAAAGCCGTCGATCTCGACCCGCAGTACACCGGCGAGGTGCACTGCGGCATGGGATGGGTGCACTATCACGAGGGGGGATGCGAGAAAGCCGTCGCGGAGTTTGAGACACCCGTTGCGGATCCCGCGACGGGCGCCGAATACCCGGCCGTCCAGTCCGAGTACAGCGACGTCTACATCCAGCTTGCTTACGCCTTCGCCCTTCACAGAGCGGGCCGGGGGGAAGAAGCTCAAACGCCTATAAAAGAATTGGTCAAGGTGTTCAGAGGCGACGAGGAGCCCGGATGGGCCGCGCCCCTTGCGTTCTTCTATCTCGGGGAAATCACGGAGGAAGATGTTCTCGAAGCGACAAAGAGCGACGACGAGACGCTCGAACAAGAGCAAAAATGCGAGGCGTATTATTACATGGGGATGGCACATTTGCTGGGCGTAGGGGCGCAGAGCGAAGCGCCTCAGCCGGAACGGAAGAAAAAAGCCCGCGGGTATTTTGAGAAATGCCTCGCGATCGGCACAACGACCGTACCGGAATACCGGAGCGCCAAACGCGAGTTGAAGCAACTTTAA
- the tig gene encoding trigger factor, producing MNVQIENLSACKRRLRIEVPRDDVQVTFDKVVAEMRREADLPGFRKGKAPIDLIKRRFHQQISKEVLERIITEKVSQALKDASIEPVGNPVLTEQPDLALSESGPTVDFRFEVDIEIHPEISLKRVRGLSLARKSAKVSSEEVKKSLEALRERVASLVPVEGRAARKGDFVAADVESERDDAKPKKETVTLSLDDNLEPTFLKELLDASPGDVKEFSVDYGAEHPDKTVAGKTVRYRVEVKAVKEKRLPELDDQFAKQISDELTSLAELEEQLRKDLEAQKQRDVRKDLEEQALAALIAENPVTIPETFIERQMRAQTEQAAQALGQRGIDPRDPSFNWKEIHESGREEALKRVHAALLLGKIADTEKIEVSEEEISREFERMAQVVGLPADEMRRHYKREKDAMENLRARLRRQKATDFLLAHATIALEPREPSPTGEAA from the coding sequence ATGAACGTCCAGATCGAGAACCTCAGCGCGTGCAAGAGGCGCCTCAGAATCGAGGTGCCTCGTGACGACGTCCAGGTGACGTTCGACAAGGTCGTGGCCGAGATGCGCCGCGAAGCCGACTTGCCGGGTTTCCGCAAGGGCAAGGCGCCCATAGACCTCATCAAGCGCCGGTTCCATCAGCAGATCTCCAAGGAGGTGCTCGAGCGCATCATCACGGAAAAAGTCTCCCAGGCGCTGAAAGATGCTTCGATCGAGCCCGTGGGAAACCCCGTCTTAACCGAGCAGCCCGACTTGGCGCTCTCCGAGTCGGGCCCCACGGTCGACTTCCGCTTCGAGGTGGACATCGAGATTCACCCCGAAATTTCCCTGAAGCGTGTTCGCGGCCTTTCCCTGGCCAGGAAATCCGCCAAGGTCTCCAGCGAGGAAGTGAAAAAATCCCTCGAGGCGCTGCGCGAGCGCGTGGCGAGCCTTGTGCCCGTCGAGGGCCGCGCCGCGCGCAAAGGCGACTTCGTAGCCGCGGACGTGGAGAGCGAGCGGGACGACGCCAAGCCGAAGAAGGAAACCGTGACGCTTTCCCTGGACGACAACCTGGAGCCCACCTTCCTCAAGGAGCTCCTGGACGCGAGCCCGGGCGATGTCAAGGAATTCTCCGTCGACTACGGCGCCGAACATCCGGACAAGACGGTGGCGGGTAAGACCGTTCGCTACCGGGTGGAGGTCAAGGCCGTCAAGGAGAAGCGCCTTCCCGAACTGGACGACCAGTTCGCAAAACAGATCTCGGACGAGCTCACCTCCCTGGCGGAGCTCGAGGAGCAGCTGAGAAAGGACCTGGAGGCGCAGAAGCAGAGGGACGTCCGCAAGGACCTGGAGGAGCAGGCGCTCGCGGCGCTCATTGCCGAGAATCCGGTCACGATTCCTGAGACGTTCATCGAGCGGCAGATGAGAGCCCAGACGGAGCAGGCCGCCCAGGCGCTCGGCCAGCGCGGCATCGACCCCCGCGACCCCTCCTTCAACTGGAAAGAGATTCACGAAAGCGGCCGTGAAGAGGCCCTCAAGCGAGTGCACGCCGCGCTTCTTCTCGGAAAAATCGCCGATACGGAAAAGATCGAGGTCTCGGAGGAAGAGATTTCCCGCGAGTTCGAGCGCATGGCGCAGGTCGTGGGCCTCCCGGCCGACGAGATGCGCCGGCACTACAAGCGCGAGAAGGACGCTATGGAAAACCTCCGCGCGCGCCTGCGCCGCCAGAAGGCTACCGATTTCCTCCTCGCACATGCTACAATAGCCCTTGAGCCGCGCGAGCCTTCCCCTACGGGGGAGGCCGCGTGA
- a CDS encoding tetratricopeptide repeat protein has product MSKTQGRSQRKKILWAAIVILVIAAAAAWWLWKCGGTCKLGLSDASSLQDMEGQFIIAVAPFWASDPKADEEGRSMQRLTGDALREELEAEESVTILTEGIEEPPRTDEEAKTLGEAHHADIVIWGQVFVFQEGLEIRPYFTTLTSLRWIRKEEQSMGAFFTLPEQEEMQKTKVAELRNVALVVAAVYYQGEPDKALRLLEKIDPPTVESLRWQGNIYYMLSKQEEAADLYLRAIAQARRERYERLKPKLGEGRETVAAGEAPAEPPESLTLDPKDSMLYADLGWVRLEQVKYEEARAEFQKAAELDPGNSDAHDGLGWTYCYGEKYEYEKALAAFQKVITLDPHYAEVRNAVGWLHYHEGEYEKAVAEFEMPVVDLATGNENPAIKSEYSDVYIQLAYSLALHRAGRGEEAQTPIKELAKLFRGDEKPGWAAPLAFFYLGEITEGDVLKAAEADDEELEQEQKCEAYYYMGMTHLLGVGAQRDASQPEREKKAREHFEKCLATGATTVPEYRSAERELKQL; this is encoded by the coding sequence ATGAGTAAAACGCAAGGACGGTCACAACGAAAAAAAATTCTCTGGGCGGCGATTGTCATTCTCGTCATCGCCGCGGCGGCAGCATGGTGGTTGTGGAAATGCGGGGGGACCTGCAAGCTCGGCCTGAGCGACGCTTCGTCCCTGCAAGACATGGAAGGACAATTCATCATCGCGGTGGCGCCGTTCTGGGCGTCGGACCCGAAGGCCGATGAAGAAGGCCGCTCCATGCAACGCCTGACGGGGGATGCGCTTCGAGAGGAGCTGGAGGCCGAGGAAAGCGTGACGATTTTAACGGAAGGGATCGAAGAGCCTCCCCGCACCGACGAGGAGGCGAAAACCCTCGGTGAAGCGCACCATGCGGACATCGTCATCTGGGGGCAGGTGTTCGTGTTTCAGGAAGGCTTGGAGATCCGGCCCTACTTCACGACCCTGACGTCCCTTCGCTGGATTCGGAAAGAGGAGCAATCCATGGGAGCGTTTTTCACCCTGCCCGAGCAGGAGGAGATGCAAAAAACCAAAGTGGCCGAGCTTCGCAACGTGGCGCTCGTTGTGGCGGCCGTCTATTACCAGGGCGAGCCCGACAAGGCGCTCCGCCTGCTCGAGAAAATCGATCCCCCCACCGTGGAGAGCCTGCGCTGGCAGGGCAACATCTACTACATGCTGAGCAAACAGGAAGAGGCGGCGGATTTGTACTTAAGAGCCATCGCGCAGGCCCGCCGCGAGCGGTACGAGCGCCTCAAGCCCAAGCTTGGGGAGGGGCGCGAGACCGTTGCGGCCGGGGAGGCGCCCGCGGAGCCTCCGGAGTCCCTCACGCTCGACCCGAAGGACTCGATGCTGTACGCCGACCTGGGATGGGTTCGCTTAGAGCAGGTGAAATACGAGGAAGCACGTGCGGAATTCCAGAAAGCCGCTGAGCTCGACCCGGGCAACTCCGACGCGCACGACGGCCTGGGGTGGACGTACTGCTACGGGGAAAAATACGAGTACGAGAAGGCGCTTGCGGCGTTTCAGAAAGTCATCACGCTCGACCCGCATTACGCCGAGGTGCGCAACGCCGTGGGATGGCTGCACTACCACGAGGGGGAATACGAGAAAGCCGTCGCGGAGTTTGAGATGCCCGTTGTAGATCTCGCAACGGGCAACGAAAATCCGGCCATCAAATCCGAGTACAGCGACGTCTACATCCAGCTTGCTTACTCCCTCGCCCTCCACAGAGCGGGGCGGGGTGAGGAAGCTCAGACGCCTATAAAAGAATTGGCAAAGTTGTTCAGAGGCGACGAGAAGCCCGGGTGGGCCGCGCCCCTTGCGTTCTTCTACTTGGGGGAAATCACGGAGGGAGATGTCCTCAAAGCGGCGGAGGCCGACGACGAAGAACTCGAACAAGAGCAAAAATGCGAGGCGTATTATTACATGGGGATGACGCATTTGCTGGGCGTTGGGGCGCAGCGCGATGCGTCCCAGCCGGAACGGGAGAAAAAAGCCCGCGAGCATTTTGAAAAATGCCTCGCGACCGGCGCAACAACAGTACCCGAATACCGGAGCGCCGAGCGGGAGCTGAAGCAGCTTTAA
- the clpP gene encoding ATP-dependent Clp endopeptidase proteolytic subunit ClpP, which produces MPLIPIVVEQTPRGERAYDIYSRLLKDNIVFIGTPVTDDIANVVIAQMLFLEAEDPGKDIYVYVNCPGGSVTAGLAIYDTMQFVKPNVSTICIGQAASMGALILSAGTEGKRFALPNSRIIIHQPLGGFQGQASDVSIQAQEILRIRKRLNEILAKHTGQPLDKIEKDTDRDFIMAAEDALSYGMVDKVLEQRDLVDFEERKK; this is translated from the coding sequence ATGCCCCTCATTCCGATAGTGGTCGAGCAGACCCCCCGCGGGGAGCGCGCGTACGACATCTACTCGCGCCTCCTCAAGGACAACATCGTCTTCATCGGCACGCCTGTCACGGACGACATCGCCAACGTGGTCATCGCCCAGATGCTCTTTCTCGAAGCCGAAGACCCCGGCAAGGACATCTACGTCTACGTCAACTGCCCCGGCGGCTCCGTCACGGCGGGGCTCGCCATTTACGACACGATGCAGTTCGTCAAGCCCAACGTCTCGACCATCTGCATCGGGCAGGCGGCGAGCATGGGCGCCCTGATCCTTTCGGCGGGAACCGAGGGCAAGCGGTTCGCGCTCCCCAACTCGCGCATCATCATCCACCAGCCCCTCGGGGGCTTTCAGGGACAGGCCTCGGACGTCAGCATCCAGGCGCAGGAGATTCTCCGCATCCGCAAGCGCCTCAACGAAATCCTCGCCAAGCACACGGGGCAGCCGCTCGATAAGATCGAGAAAGACACCGACCGCGACTTCATCATGGCGGCCGAGGACGCCCTGAGCTACGGCATGGTGGACAAGGTGCTCGAGCAGCGCGACCTGGTAGATTTCGAGGAGCGGAAAAAGTAG
- a CDS encoding tetratricopeptide repeat protein: protein MNKKTLWTVIVFILIIAAAAAWWAWKALAPLFPLPLEERTEVEREEEKFVIAVAPFWGPDETAMEKGRAMQRMAEKTLREELGAEEGVTISAAEDADEPPRTEEEAETLGEALQADIVVWGHVFMFQESMEIRPYLTTLTPLRWFREKERSVEVLFASPEQGGVEKTEVDELRNVALLVAAAYYQDMPDKALRLLQKIDPPTAESLRWQGNVYYILENWEEAEDLFEKSLALVSDERYGHLRPEDAVLLSDLGWVYYGQGRYEEALVKFQEAAELDPDDIEAHNGMGDIYHMQGRYEEATAELWKAVALEPENPDPHNSLGWVYADQSEFGAAISEFQKAIRLEPEHANAHSGLAWVYYHQEKYWEAIQEFQAPVLWDPESAEYRTAVDVEYDDVYVQLAYSLAVFETGREEEARAHVSNWGKTPEDAGWPAPLARFYIGEITEEKVLEATESDDEETDRRRKCEAYYYMGMAHLLGTGEPSDAPLPEREKKARELFEKCLATNATIIPEYQSAGRELERLH, encoded by the coding sequence ATGAATAAGAAAACCCTCTGGACGGTAATTGTCTTTATACTCATCATAGCCGCAGCGGCGGCATGGTGGGCGTGGAAGGCCCTCGCCCCCCTTTTCCCTCTCCCGTTGGAAGAGAGGACGGAAGTGGAGAGGGAAGAAGAAAAATTCGTCATCGCGGTGGCACCGTTCTGGGGACCGGACGAGACGGCCATGGAAAAGGGCCGGGCCATGCAGCGCATGGCGGAGAAGACGCTTCGCGAGGAGCTGGGGGCCGAGGAAGGCGTAACGATTTCAGCGGCGGAAGATGCTGACGAACCTCCCCGCACCGAGGAGGAGGCGGAAACCCTGGGCGAAGCACTCCAGGCGGACATTGTCGTCTGGGGGCACGTGTTCATGTTTCAGGAAAGCATGGAAATTCGGCCCTACCTCACAACCTTGACGCCCCTTCGGTGGTTCCGGGAAAAGGAGCGCTCCGTAGAGGTGCTTTTCGCCTCGCCCGAGCAGGGGGGGGTGGAAAAAACCGAAGTGGACGAGCTTCGCAACGTGGCACTCCTTGTGGCGGCGGCTTACTACCAAGACATGCCCGACAAGGCGCTTCGCCTGCTTCAGAAAATCGACCCCCCCACCGCGGAGAGCCTTCGCTGGCAGGGCAACGTTTACTACATTCTGGAAAACTGGGAGGAGGCGGAGGATTTATTTGAAAAATCCCTCGCGCTGGTCAGCGACGAGCGGTACGGCCACCTCAGGCCCGAAGACGCCGTGCTGCTGAGCGACCTCGGGTGGGTTTACTACGGCCAGGGAAGGTACGAGGAGGCGCTGGTGAAATTTCAGGAAGCCGCCGAGCTCGACCCGGATGACATCGAGGCACACAACGGCATGGGCGACATTTACCATATGCAGGGCCGCTACGAGGAGGCGACTGCCGAGTTGTGGAAAGCCGTCGCCTTGGAGCCGGAAAACCCGGACCCACACAACAGCCTGGGGTGGGTGTACGCGGACCAGAGCGAGTTTGGGGCGGCCATCTCGGAGTTCCAGAAAGCTATCAGACTCGAACCGGAACACGCCAATGCGCACAGCGGCCTGGCGTGGGTTTACTACCACCAGGAGAAATACTGGGAAGCCATCCAAGAATTCCAGGCACCCGTCCTTTGGGATCCCGAAAGCGCCGAATACCGCACGGCCGTGGATGTCGAATATGATGACGTCTATGTCCAGCTTGCCTACTCCCTTGCCGTCTTCGAAACGGGCAGGGAGGAAGAAGCTCGAGCGCACGTGAGTAACTGGGGAAAAACACCCGAAGACGCCGGATGGCCCGCGCCTCTTGCGCGCTTCTACATCGGGGAAATCACTGAGGAGAAGGTTCTCGAAGCGACGGAAAGCGACGACGAGGAAACCGATCGACGGCGAAAATGCGAAGCGTATTACTACATGGGTATGGCGCATTTGCTGGGCACGGGGGAGCCAAGCGATGCGCCCCTGCCGGAACGGGAGAAGAAGGCCCGCGAGCTTTTTGAAAAATGCCTCGCGACCAACGCAACGATAATACCCGAATACCAGAGCGCCGGGCGGGAGCTGGAGCGGCTTCACTAG
- a CDS encoding tetratricopeptide repeat protein, with amino-acid sequence MKKKILWAVIVLLVIAAAAAWWVWKCGGACKLGLSDASALQDQEEHFVIAVAPFWGSDAKAVEEGLAVQRLAEKTLREELGTEEGVAILAEEVKKPPRTDEEAKKFGAALQADIVVWGHVFVFQEAMEIRPYFTALTPLRWLREKERSMEVLFAPPDEGGMKKTEVDELRNVAILVAAVYYQNEPDKALRLLQKIDPPTAESLRWQANVYYILKKWEKAESLAEEALALAREERFGHLRPEDAILLSDLAWLYFEQAKYEEARAKFQKSLELDPEHVEALSGMGWLYYFDEDYDEAVAEFQKAVELDPNNAEVHNGLGWVYYHEGRYEEAVGEFQTTITDATGAEYRKAVEVDYDDVYVQLACSLALLKTGRGEEAQAHMEEAARMYKGIAEAEWPAPLVLFYLGEITEEEVLEAAKVDDETLEREQICEAYYYMGMAYALGVGPSGGAPQRNRQETVREYLEKSLATDATDLPEYRSAERELEQLQGGA; translated from the coding sequence ATGAAAAAGAAAATCCTCTGGGCGGTGATTGTCCTTCTCGTCATCGCCGCCGCGGCAGCATGGTGGGTGTGGAAATGCGGGGGGGCATGCAAGCTCGGCCTGAGCGACGCTTCGGCCCTGCAAGACCAGGAAGAGCACTTCGTCATCGCGGTGGCGCCGTTCTGGGGGTCGGACGCGAAGGCCGTTGAGGAGGGCTTGGCCGTGCAGCGCCTGGCGGAGAAGACGCTTCGCGAGGAGCTGGGGACAGAGGAAGGCGTGGCGATTCTGGCGGAAGAGGTGAAAAAACCTCCACGCACCGACGAGGAAGCGAAAAAGTTCGGCGCGGCGCTCCAGGCGGACATCGTCGTCTGGGGGCACGTGTTCGTGTTTCAGGAAGCCATGGAGATACGGCCCTACTTCACGGCCCTGACGCCCCTTCGCTGGCTTCGGGAAAAAGAACGCTCCATGGAAGTGCTCTTCGCCCCGCCCGATGAGGGAGGGATGAAAAAGACCGAAGTGGACGAGCTTCGCAACGTGGCGATCCTCGTGGCGGCGGTGTATTACCAGAACGAACCCGACAAGGCGCTTCGACTGCTTCAGAAAATCGATCCCCCCACCGCGGAGAGCCTGCGCTGGCAAGCCAACGTATACTACATTCTGAAGAAATGGGAAAAGGCGGAAAGTTTGGCGGAAGAAGCCCTCGCGCTGGCCCGGGAAGAGCGGTTCGGCCACCTCAGGCCCGAGGACGCCATACTCCTGAGCGACCTCGCGTGGCTTTACTTTGAGCAGGCAAAATACGAGGAGGCGCGTGCGAAGTTCCAGAAGTCCCTCGAGCTCGACCCGGAACACGTCGAAGCGCTCAGCGGTATGGGGTGGCTTTACTACTTCGACGAAGACTATGATGAGGCGGTTGCGGAGTTCCAGAAGGCCGTCGAGCTCGATCCGAACAACGCCGAGGTGCACAACGGCCTCGGGTGGGTTTACTACCACGAGGGGAGATACGAGGAGGCCGTCGGCGAGTTTCAGACGACCATCACAGATGCCACGGGCGCCGAATATCGCAAGGCCGTAGAAGTCGATTACGACGACGTCTACGTCCAGCTTGCCTGCTCCCTCGCCCTCCTCAAAACGGGCCGGGGGGAAGAAGCTCAAGCGCACATGGAAGAGGCGGCAAGAATGTACAAAGGCATAGCGGAAGCCGAATGGCCCGCGCCCCTTGTGCTCTTCTACCTCGGGGAAATCACGGAAGAAGAGGTTCTCGAAGCGGCGAAGGTCGACGACGAGACACTTGAGCGAGAGCAAATATGCGAGGCGTATTATTACATGGGGATGGCGTATGCGCTGGGCGTGGGGCCGTCCGGCGGCGCCCCCCAACGGAATCGGCAGGAAACAGTCCGCGAATACCTCGAAAAGAGCCTCGCGACCGATGCAACAGACCTGCCCGAATACCGGAGCGCCGAGCGGGAGCTTGAGCAGCTTCAAGGAGGAGCTTAG